The Myxococcota bacterium genome has a segment encoding these proteins:
- a CDS encoding acyl-CoA dehydrogenase family protein, translated as MHLDFTPEQQALRDELRAYFSKLMTPEVRKKTRGLEGGEAYKSLIRQMGEDGWLGVGWPREYGGQGKTEIEQFIFFEEARRFGAPLPFVTLNTVGPALMTLGSDEHKKQYLPGILTGEVHFAIGYSEPDAGTDLASLKTAAVRDGDDWVINGTKIWTSSASDADYIWLAARTDPDAPKHKGITIFIVPTTTPGFSCSPIDVLSGGHTYMSYYENVRVPDANVVGRVNGGWALITAQLNHERIGLAAFSSYGCHLVDRTVEWARSTKDADGRAIADRPWVRANLAEAFALVDAMKILNWRMAWQLERGHLNPADASAAKVFGTECLLDAYRLLIEVVGPEAAIRGDASTGDLAATLENEYRAATINTFGGGVNEVQRELVAMLGLGLPRAAR; from the coding sequence ATGCATCTCGACTTCACCCCCGAGCAGCAGGCGCTTCGCGACGAGCTGCGCGCCTACTTCTCGAAGCTCATGACGCCCGAGGTCCGCAAGAAGACGCGCGGGCTCGAGGGCGGCGAGGCCTACAAGTCGCTCATCCGGCAGATGGGCGAGGACGGCTGGCTCGGCGTCGGCTGGCCGCGCGAGTACGGCGGCCAGGGCAAGACGGAGATCGAGCAGTTCATCTTCTTCGAGGAGGCGCGGCGCTTCGGCGCGCCGCTCCCGTTCGTCACGCTCAACACCGTCGGACCGGCGCTCATGACGCTCGGCTCCGACGAGCACAAGAAGCAGTACCTGCCCGGCATCCTCACGGGCGAGGTGCACTTCGCGATCGGCTACTCGGAGCCCGACGCGGGCACGGACCTCGCCTCGCTCAAGACGGCCGCCGTGCGCGACGGCGACGACTGGGTCATCAACGGCACGAAGATCTGGACGAGCAGTGCGAGCGACGCCGACTACATCTGGCTCGCGGCCCGCACCGACCCCGACGCGCCCAAGCACAAGGGCATCACGATCTTCATCGTGCCGACGACGACGCCCGGGTTCAGCTGCTCGCCGATCGACGTGCTGAGCGGCGGGCACACGTACATGTCCTACTACGAGAACGTGCGCGTTCCCGACGCGAACGTCGTGGGGCGCGTGAACGGCGGCTGGGCGCTGATCACGGCCCAGCTCAACCACGAGCGCATCGGCCTCGCCGCCTTCAGCAGCTACGGCTGCCACCTCGTCGACCGCACCGTCGAGTGGGCGCGCTCGACCAAGGACGCCGACGGACGCGCGATCGCCGACCGGCCCTGGGTGCGCGCGAACCTCGCCGAGGCGTTCGCGCTCGTCGACGCCATGAAGATCCTGAACTGGCGCATGGCGTGGCAGCTCGAGCGGGGCCACCTGAACCCGGCGGACGCCTCGGCGGCGAAGGTCTTCGGCACGGAGTGCCTGCTCGACGCCTACCGGCTCCTGATCGAGGTCGTCGGGCCGGAGGCCGCGATCCGCGGCGACGCATCGACCGGCGACCTCGCCGCGACGCTCGAGAACGAGTACCGCGCGGCGACCATCAACACCTTCGGCGGCGGCGTGAACGAGGTGCAGCGCGAGCTCGTCGCGATGCTCGGCCTCGGCCTTCCGCGCGCCGCTCGTTAG
- a CDS encoding ferric reductase-like transmembrane domain-containing protein: MSAGYRAVQWNAQKRRYDLVLGAGIALYLAAFVGTSAALHPDATAETLVIRGFGTCAFALLHVVLCIGPLCRLDPRFLPLLYNRRHLGVATFAVALVHGAFALVQFHALGDLDPIASALASHPRLDDIAQLAFEPFGMAALGILFAMAATSHDYWLANLSPRVWKSLHMGVYAAYALLVAHVALGALQSETSPVLAGLVALGVAVVAALHLAAARRERAVDGARGGRERGDGRVRVGHVDDIPEGRARVVPIGGERVAIFRYDGLVSAVSNVCAHQNGPLGEGAVIDGCITCPWHGFQYDPASGRAPAPFDERIATYGVVVEDGVVWVDPRPNPPGTRVEPARIAGARIDGARAHRVDRDDDREVDATSGGLYVGWAARAPEALRAHLRRTSAALLALAAALGATLASQQGAFVPSSFEFGTERALTGWIREAPVPALVVAAPGGHGLPFSLSTYLLVARGKHGAADAVRGLDGRRVRVRGTLAHLDGSTLLELSDGGIADLEAEAGALARSPANAPLPVSADELVLRGEIVDSKCHFGVMNPGTGKVHRACATRCIEGGIPAVFLLRDAAGARVHLLLTGSDGRSLARELAPWIAEPIEVRGRVERADGVLVLRAEPSSFRRLAGRDAERGGAVEAEVGVATAAPGGAG; the protein is encoded by the coding sequence ATGAGCGCCGGCTACCGCGCCGTGCAGTGGAACGCGCAGAAGCGGCGCTACGACCTCGTGCTCGGCGCGGGCATCGCCCTCTACCTCGCCGCCTTCGTCGGCACGTCGGCGGCGCTCCATCCCGATGCGACGGCCGAGACGCTCGTGATCCGCGGCTTCGGCACGTGCGCGTTCGCGCTGCTGCACGTCGTGCTGTGCATCGGGCCGCTGTGTCGGCTCGACCCGCGCTTCCTCCCCCTGCTCTACAACCGGCGCCACCTCGGCGTCGCGACGTTCGCCGTCGCGCTCGTGCACGGCGCGTTCGCGCTCGTGCAGTTCCACGCGCTCGGCGACCTCGACCCGATCGCGAGCGCGCTCGCGAGCCACCCGCGCCTCGACGACATCGCGCAGCTCGCGTTCGAGCCGTTCGGCATGGCGGCGCTCGGCATCCTGTTCGCGATGGCCGCGACGAGCCACGACTACTGGCTCGCGAACCTCTCGCCGCGCGTCTGGAAGTCGCTCCACATGGGCGTGTACGCGGCCTACGCGCTGCTCGTCGCGCACGTCGCGCTCGGCGCCCTGCAATCCGAGACGAGCCCCGTGCTCGCGGGCCTCGTCGCGCTCGGCGTCGCGGTCGTCGCCGCGCTCCACCTCGCGGCCGCGCGTCGCGAGCGCGCGGTCGACGGCGCGCGCGGCGGCCGCGAACGCGGCGACGGGCGCGTGCGCGTCGGGCACGTCGACGACATTCCGGAAGGGCGTGCGCGCGTCGTCCCGATCGGCGGCGAGCGCGTCGCGATCTTCCGCTACGACGGGCTCGTGTCCGCCGTCTCCAACGTGTGTGCGCACCAGAACGGACCGCTCGGCGAGGGCGCCGTGATCGACGGCTGCATCACGTGCCCGTGGCACGGCTTCCAGTACGACCCCGCGAGCGGGCGCGCGCCGGCGCCGTTCGACGAGCGCATCGCGACCTACGGCGTCGTCGTCGAGGACGGCGTCGTGTGGGTCGATCCGCGACCGAACCCGCCCGGCACGCGCGTCGAGCCCGCGCGCATCGCCGGCGCGCGCATCGACGGCGCGCGCGCACACCGCGTCGACCGCGACGACGACCGCGAGGTCGACGCGACCTCGGGCGGGCTCTACGTCGGGTGGGCCGCGCGCGCGCCGGAGGCGCTGCGCGCGCACCTGCGGCGGACGAGCGCGGCGCTGCTCGCGCTCGCGGCCGCCCTCGGCGCGACGCTCGCGTCGCAGCAGGGCGCGTTCGTGCCTTCGTCGTTCGAGTTCGGAACCGAGCGCGCGCTCACGGGATGGATCCGCGAGGCGCCCGTGCCCGCGCTCGTCGTCGCGGCGCCGGGCGGCCACGGGCTCCCCTTCTCGCTGTCGACGTACCTGCTCGTCGCGCGCGGCAAGCACGGTGCCGCCGACGCCGTGCGCGGGCTCGACGGGCGTCGCGTGCGCGTGCGCGGCACGCTCGCGCACCTCGACGGCTCGACGCTCCTCGAGCTGTCGGACGGCGGGATCGCGGATCTCGAAGCGGAGGCCGGCGCACTCGCGCGCTCGCCCGCGAACGCGCCGCTGCCCGTGTCCGCCGACGAGCTCGTGCTGCGCGGCGAGATCGTCGACTCGAAGTGCCACTTCGGCGTGATGAACCCGGGCACCGGCAAGGTGCACCGCGCGTGTGCGACGCGCTGCATCGAAGGCGGCATCCCCGCCGTCTTCCTGCTGCGCGACGCGGCCGGCGCGCGCGTCCACCTCCTGCTCACGGGGAGCGACGGACGCTCGCTCGCGCGCGAGCTCGCCCCGTGGATCGCCGAGCCGATCGAGGTGCGCGGCCGCGTCGAGCGCGCCGACGGCGTGCTCGTGCTGCGCGCGGAGCCATCGTCGTTCCGCCGGCTCGCGGGACGCGACGCGGAACGCGGCGGCGCCGTCGAGGCCGAGGTCGGGGTCGCGACCGCCGCGCCCGGTGGCGCCGGCTGA
- a CDS encoding TIGR03617 family F420-dependent LLM class oxidoreductase, translating to MTATMGADVPLAEIPAYAKRVEALGYDALSVPEARHEGVLTALLALEHTTRLRVGTGVLVAFARSPMLAAQAAWDLQSLSNGRFELGLGTQVKGNVVGRFGMPWSAPAARLRDYIGAVRACFDTFQNGAPLDFRSESYTLNRMQPFFNPGPIAHPDVPILMGAIGPIMTRVVGEVADAVQTHPTNSEPRYLREVMRPRIDEGRRRAGRTAHVEIAAGPLVATGPDAAAVEAELRKARETLVFTLSTPAYWPALEHHGWRGVGERLLQCTREGRWQEMDAALPDEVVRAFVPAATYDEIADVLAGLYDGVADRILFPVPDDPANDDAARRAIAALRAR from the coding sequence GTGACGGCCACGATGGGGGCGGACGTCCCGCTCGCCGAGATTCCCGCCTACGCGAAGCGCGTCGAGGCCCTGGGCTACGACGCGCTCTCGGTTCCCGAGGCGCGCCACGAGGGCGTGCTCACCGCGCTGCTCGCGCTCGAGCACACGACGCGGCTGCGGGTCGGGACGGGCGTGCTCGTCGCGTTCGCGCGCAGCCCGATGCTCGCCGCGCAGGCGGCGTGGGACCTGCAGTCCCTCTCGAACGGCCGCTTCGAGCTCGGGCTCGGCACGCAGGTGAAGGGCAACGTGGTCGGCCGCTTCGGCATGCCGTGGAGCGCGCCGGCCGCCCGCCTGCGCGACTACATCGGGGCCGTGCGCGCCTGCTTCGACACCTTCCAGAACGGCGCGCCGCTCGACTTCCGCAGCGAGTCGTACACGCTGAACCGCATGCAGCCCTTCTTCAACCCGGGCCCGATCGCCCACCCCGACGTCCCGATCCTGATGGGCGCGATCGGCCCGATCATGACGCGCGTCGTCGGCGAGGTGGCCGACGCCGTGCAGACGCACCCGACGAACAGCGAGCCGCGCTACCTGCGCGAGGTGATGCGTCCGCGCATCGACGAAGGGCGGCGTCGCGCGGGCCGCACGGCGCACGTCGAGATCGCGGCCGGCCCCCTCGTCGCGACCGGGCCCGACGCTGCCGCGGTCGAGGCCGAGCTCCGCAAGGCGCGCGAGACGCTCGTCTTCACCCTCAGCACGCCCGCCTACTGGCCCGCACTCGAGCACCACGGCTGGCGCGGGGTCGGCGAGCGCCTGCTGCAGTGCACGCGCGAGGGGCGCTGGCAGGAGATGGACGCCGCGCTGCCCGACGAGGTCGTGCGCGCGTTCGTGCCGGCCGCGACGTACGACGAGATCGCGGACGTCCTCGCCGGGCTCTACGACGGCGTCGCGGACCGCATCCTGTTCCCCGTGCCCGACGACCCGGCGAACGACGACGCCGCGCGACGCGCGATCGCCGCGCTGCGCGCTCGTTAG
- a CDS encoding GNAT family N-acyltransferase, whose product MAATTPGSHVATWRGPGEAVCVRRGPLVVRLARDDGEVDAALRLRYAVFAREKGCATPGEAGRDRDDFDAFADHLVAVDEGASGGARVIGTYRLLTAEAARRGPGFYSASEFALDDLPRCIAEDGVELGRACVARDRRGGIALALLLAGVAQYVAHAGKRFLFGCASLPTLDAEEVAATLRELAARGAIAGDMLARARATMRRAPARATCGGAGALVPSLLERYVQLGARVCSEPAYDLAFGCTDLLVVLDTLGLARDAERAEPGATRKSFARRLGAPGMARA is encoded by the coding sequence ATGGCAGCGACGACTCCCGGTTCGCACGTCGCGACGTGGCGCGGGCCGGGCGAAGCGGTGTGTGTGCGGCGCGGGCCGCTCGTCGTGCGCCTCGCGCGCGACGACGGCGAGGTCGATGCCGCACTCCGGCTTCGCTACGCCGTCTTCGCGCGCGAGAAGGGCTGCGCGACGCCCGGCGAGGCCGGGCGCGACCGCGACGACTTCGACGCCTTTGCCGACCACCTCGTCGCCGTCGACGAAGGGGCATCGGGCGGCGCGCGCGTGATCGGAACCTACCGCCTGCTGACCGCGGAGGCGGCGCGCCGCGGGCCGGGGTTCTACTCCGCATCGGAGTTCGCGCTCGACGACCTCCCGCGCTGCATCGCGGAGGACGGCGTCGAGCTCGGGCGCGCGTGCGTGGCGCGCGACCGACGCGGCGGCATCGCACTCGCGCTCCTCCTCGCGGGCGTCGCGCAGTACGTCGCGCACGCGGGCAAGCGCTTCCTCTTCGGCTGCGCGTCGCTGCCGACGCTCGACGCGGAGGAGGTCGCCGCGACGCTGCGCGAGCTCGCGGCGCGCGGGGCGATCGCGGGCGACATGCTCGCGCGTGCGCGCGCGACGATGCGCCGCGCGCCGGCGCGCGCGACGTGCGGCGGTGCGGGCGCGCTCGTCCCGTCGCTGCTCGAGCGCTACGTGCAGCTCGGCGCGCGCGTGTGCAGCGAGCCCGCCTACGACCTCGCGTTCGGCTGCACCGACCTGCTCGTGGTGCTCGACACGCTCGGGCTCGCACGCGACGCCGAGCGCGCGGAGCCCGGCGCGACGCGGAAGTCGTTCGCGCGCCGGCTCGGCGCGCCCGGGATGGCGCGCGCGTGA
- a CDS encoding ferredoxin, with protein sequence MKVVVDYDLCEANALCMDCCPEVFRVEEDDTLTLLMENPPESLRAKVEDAVRLCPRQAISVEG encoded by the coding sequence ATGAAGGTCGTCGTCGACTACGACCTCTGTGAAGCGAATGCGCTGTGCATGGATTGCTGCCCGGAGGTGTTCCGCGTGGAGGAGGACGACACGCTCACCCTCCTCATGGAGAACCCGCCCGAGAGCCTTCGCGCGAAGGTCGAGGACGCGGTCCGACTCTGCCCGCGTCAGGCGATCTCCGTCGAGGGCTGA
- a CDS encoding lysophospholipid acyltransferase family protein, translating to MIDGAWRRARIARHGRAVVRLAVLGASLAAWVAAELAVGLAPVAGAAVRRARVRRAWARAASRIIGMRVVASGAPPRGPVVLVANHMSYVDIVALMTQCPAVFVAKSEVAGWPGIGWIARRIGTLFIERARVRDILRIVDGMRDALERGDPVAFFPEATTTSGRDVAPFKSSLFEAAARTGAPVVCATLRFVTDDPADHPTDRICWWGDMTFADHLYALLGVRGFETHVHFAPEPLRSQDRKELARASRALVEASFEPVAVASASASRTAERLRA from the coding sequence GTGATCGACGGGGCGTGGCGCCGCGCGCGCATCGCACGGCACGGCCGCGCGGTCGTGCGCCTGGCCGTGCTCGGCGCATCGCTCGCCGCGTGGGTGGCCGCCGAGCTTGCGGTCGGCCTCGCGCCGGTCGCGGGCGCGGCGGTGCGGCGCGCGCGAGTGCGTCGCGCGTGGGCGCGCGCCGCGTCGCGCATCATCGGCATGCGCGTCGTCGCGAGCGGCGCGCCGCCGCGCGGGCCGGTCGTCCTCGTCGCCAACCACATGAGCTACGTCGACATCGTCGCGCTGATGACGCAGTGCCCGGCGGTCTTCGTCGCCAAGTCCGAGGTCGCGGGCTGGCCGGGCATCGGCTGGATCGCGCGGCGGATCGGGACGCTCTTCATCGAGCGCGCCCGCGTGCGCGACATCCTGCGCATCGTCGACGGCATGCGCGACGCGCTCGAGCGCGGCGACCCCGTCGCGTTCTTCCCGGAGGCGACCACGACGAGCGGGCGTGACGTCGCGCCCTTCAAGTCGTCGCTCTTCGAGGCGGCCGCGCGGACGGGGGCGCCCGTCGTCTGCGCGACGCTGCGCTTCGTGACCGACGACCCCGCCGATCATCCCACCGACCGCATCTGCTGGTGGGGAGACATGACGTTCGCCGACCACCTCTACGCGCTGCTCGGCGTGCGCGGGTTCGAGACGCACGTGCACTTCGCGCCCGAGCCGCTGCGATCGCAGGATCGCAAGGAGCTCGCGCGCGCGAGTCGCGCACTCGTCGAGGCATCGTTCGAGCCCGTGGCCGTCGCGTCGGCGAGCGCGTCGCGGACGGCGGAGCGCCTCCGGGCGTGA
- a CDS encoding VTT domain-containing protein, producing MRRRGAAVVGASGVIAFAALAPAAFAWLGGAAAESADAPALEGLLARAGTPDDAPTWAAFAALVFAASMVSEDLACIGVGVLVGRGSVGLVGGSLACAGALVAGDLLLYAAGRGLGRSRIGRAIRRRARRAAGDARALRPTRLDVAIVASRFVPGARLPTYVTAGALRVPVARFTALLALAVAVWAPAVVGFSAAGWLAAGSLPVLRERAAAALVAVVLAALAIERVALPALTRGGRRRLASRWQRVRRWEFWPIPVVYAPLAPYIAWLALRHGGLRQVLLANPGIPLGGLAGESKRAILDALDLPDDARLATLALPALDARAPLAPQRAARRARVQAFLEREGLALPVVVKPDAGERGADVAIARDAAALARELDARLDATLVQERATGDEYGLYYARLPGEPRGRLLSITAKRMPVATGDGERTLEELILAHERGLPMARVLLAAHAGALDRVPAAGERVPLVEIGTHSRGCEFLDASSLWTPELETRVDALSRRFPGFFLGRYDVRVPDAEALRRGEGLRVVELNGLTTEPTHMYDPRHSYAFALRELAAHWRRAFAIGRAQRVAGAPLPAWREIARALARYRRLGARAEDG from the coding sequence GTGCGCCGCCGCGGCGCGGCCGTCGTCGGAGCCAGTGGGGTCATCGCGTTCGCAGCGCTCGCGCCCGCCGCGTTCGCGTGGCTCGGCGGCGCGGCCGCGGAGAGCGCGGACGCGCCCGCGCTCGAGGGCCTGCTCGCGCGCGCGGGGACGCCCGACGACGCGCCGACGTGGGCCGCGTTCGCCGCGCTCGTCTTCGCCGCATCGATGGTGAGCGAGGACCTCGCGTGCATCGGCGTCGGCGTGCTCGTCGGACGGGGCAGCGTCGGGCTCGTGGGGGGCTCGCTCGCGTGCGCGGGCGCGCTGGTCGCGGGCGACCTGCTGCTCTACGCAGCGGGGCGCGGGCTCGGGCGCTCGCGCATCGGCCGCGCGATCCGCCGCCGCGCGCGGCGCGCCGCGGGAGACGCGCGCGCACTGCGCCCGACGCGCCTCGACGTCGCCATCGTCGCGAGCCGCTTCGTTCCGGGTGCGCGACTCCCGACCTACGTCACGGCCGGCGCGCTGCGCGTCCCGGTCGCGCGCTTCACCGCGTTGCTCGCGCTCGCCGTCGCGGTCTGGGCGCCCGCGGTCGTCGGCTTCTCGGCGGCCGGCTGGCTCGCCGCCGGCTCGCTCCCCGTGCTGCGCGAGCGCGCGGCCGCCGCGCTCGTCGCCGTCGTGCTCGCCGCGCTCGCGATCGAGCGCGTCGCCCTCCCCGCCCTCACGCGCGGCGGACGGCGGCGTCTCGCGTCGCGCTGGCAGCGCGTGCGCCGCTGGGAGTTCTGGCCGATCCCGGTCGTCTACGCGCCGCTCGCGCCGTACATCGCGTGGCTCGCGCTGCGCCACGGCGGCCTCCGGCAGGTGCTGCTCGCGAACCCCGGCATCCCGCTCGGCGGGCTCGCCGGCGAATCGAAGCGCGCCATCCTCGACGCACTCGACCTCCCGGACGACGCGCGCCTCGCGACGCTCGCCCTCCCCGCGCTCGATGCGCGCGCCCCGCTCGCGCCGCAGCGCGCGGCGCGCCGCGCGCGCGTGCAGGCCTTCCTCGAACGCGAGGGCCTCGCGCTGCCGGTCGTCGTCAAGCCCGACGCCGGCGAGCGCGGCGCCGACGTCGCGATCGCGCGCGACGCGGCGGCGCTCGCGCGCGAGCTCGATGCGCGGCTCGACGCGACGCTCGTGCAGGAGCGCGCGACCGGCGACGAGTACGGCCTCTACTACGCGCGCCTGCCGGGCGAGCCGCGCGGGCGGCTGCTGTCGATCACCGCGAAGCGCATGCCCGTCGCGACCGGCGACGGCGAGCGCACGCTCGAGGAGCTGATCCTCGCGCACGAGCGCGGGCTGCCGATGGCGCGCGTGCTCCTCGCCGCGCACGCGGGCGCGCTCGACCGCGTTCCCGCCGCGGGCGAGCGCGTGCCGCTGGTCGAGATCGGAACGCACTCGCGCGGCTGCGAGTTCCTCGACGCGTCGTCGCTGTGGACGCCCGAGCTCGAAACGCGCGTCGACGCGCTGAGCCGGCGCTTCCCGGGCTTCTTCCTCGGGCGCTACGACGTGCGCGTGCCCGACGCCGAGGCGCTCCGGCGCGGCGAGGGCCTGCGCGTCGTGGAGCTCAACGGGCTCACGACCGAGCCCACGCACATGTACGACCCGCGGCACTCCTATGCGTTCGCGCTGCGCGAGCTCGCTGCGCACTGGCGGCGCGCGTTCGCGATCGGCCGCGCGCAGCGCGTTGCGGGCGCGCCACTGCCCGCCTGGCGCGAGATCGCGCGCGCGCTCGCGCGCTACCGCCGGCTCGGCGCGCGGGCGGAGGACGGCTGA
- a CDS encoding type II secretion system protein, producing MAMPNGVRKAADRRRGFHLFEIVIVLAVIGVLVALAMPRLRGVGSRQDTRNAVAAVAGVLQRAREQAIKDGVPHLVVVKPSAAGGGGGGGGSCPAGQQPAHLQVVRDNDSSYSVTPGDTVADQPIDGFDTCTVALYGESADAPPFPSLPLPQEDVGSVASTLAHTLAGGVAGLLAGGSGSNSGSGSSGSNSGSGSSGSNSGSGSSGSNSGSGSSGSGSGSLLGGVGSTVGSTVSTVASTVGATVSALGGSGGSGSVAGGMTHGSTLPVGDDGLPVAAFTPAGWAVEPSTPGVAGSGAGAIYVTDNERAVYAAVVQPLGRVVVRAFDASTGDWK from the coding sequence ATGGCGATGCCGAACGGCGTGCGGAAGGCGGCCGACCGACGGCGCGGCTTCCATCTCTTCGAGATCGTGATCGTGCTCGCGGTGATCGGCGTGCTGGTGGCGCTCGCGATGCCGCGCCTGCGCGGCGTCGGCTCGCGCCAGGACACGCGCAACGCGGTCGCCGCCGTCGCGGGCGTGCTGCAGCGAGCGCGTGAGCAGGCGATCAAGGACGGCGTTCCGCACCTCGTGGTCGTGAAGCCCTCGGCCGCGGGCGGGGGCGGAGGCGGCGGCGGGAGCTGCCCGGCCGGCCAGCAGCCCGCCCATCTCCAGGTCGTCCGCGACAACGACAGCTCCTACTCGGTGACGCCCGGCGACACGGTCGCCGACCAGCCGATCGACGGCTTCGACACGTGCACCGTCGCCCTCTACGGCGAGAGCGCGGACGCGCCGCCGTTCCCGAGCCTCCCGCTCCCGCAGGAGGACGTCGGCTCGGTCGCGAGCACCCTCGCGCACACGCTCGCCGGAGGCGTGGCCGGGTTGCTCGCCGGCGGCAGCGGCAGCAACTCGGGCTCCGGCTCGAGCGGCAGCAACTCGGGCTCGGGGTCGAGCGGCAGCAACTCGGGCTCGGGGTCGAGCGGCAGCAACTCGGGCTCCGGGTCGAGCGGAAGCGGCTCGGGCTCGCTGCTCGGCGGCGTCGGCTCCACCGTGGGTTCGACGGTGTCGACCGTGGCCTCGACGGTGGGCGCGACGGTCTCCGCTCTCGGCGGCTCGGGCGGGTCGGGGTCGGTGGCGGGCGGCATGACGCACGGGTCGACGCTTCCGGTCGGCGACGACGGGCTCCCGGTCGCGGCGTTCACGCCGGCGGGCTGGGCCGTCGAGCCGAGCACGCCCGGCGTCGCGGGCTCGGGCGCGGGCGCGATCTACGTGACCGACAACGAGCGCGCGGTCTACGCCGCGGTCGTGCAGCCGCTCGGCCGCGTCGTCGTTCGCGCGTTCGACGCATCGACGGGCGACTGGAAGTGA
- a CDS encoding YHS domain-containing (seleno)protein: MQAAFRSGSSLGHAKRGALGAVALALAVLAPTAARALDPVYESWWGLAIRGTDPVAYFTDGRPVEGSAEFELEWNGATWRFSSAAHRDLFRADPQRYAPQYGGYCAWAVSQGYTASTDPEAWRIVDGKLYLNYSADVQRKWERDVAGFIAKADAAWPRLLAGD, translated from the coding sequence ATGCAGGCCGCTTTCCGATCGGGCTCCTCTCTCGGGCACGCGAAGCGCGGCGCGCTCGGCGCGGTCGCGCTCGCGCTCGCCGTGCTCGCGCCGACCGCGGCCCGCGCGCTCGACCCCGTCTACGAGAGCTGGTGGGGGCTCGCGATCCGCGGCACCGACCCGGTCGCGTACTTCACCGACGGACGGCCGGTCGAGGGGAGCGCGGAGTTCGAGCTCGAGTGGAACGGCGCCACGTGGCGCTTCTCGAGCGCCGCGCACCGCGATCTCTTCCGCGCCGACCCGCAGCGCTACGCGCCGCAGTACGGCGGCTACTGCGCGTGGGCCGTCTCGCAGGGCTACACGGCGAGCACCGATCCCGAGGCGTGGAGGATCGTCGACGGCAAGCTGTATCTGAACTACAGCGCCGACGTGCAGCGCAAGTGGGAGCGGGACGTGGCGGGCTTCATCGCGAAGGCCGACGCGGCCTGGCCGCGCCTCCTCGCCGGCGACTAA